The genomic region CCGCAAACATGGCCACCATTGCCGCGCCCTTGAACAGAACGTCCATTTCATTTCCTTCCCATGCGCACTGTTCCGGACCTCATGACTGGTCGGACAGCATTCGGTAAAGCCAGCGTGCAGGCATCAGGCGCCGCGCCAGTGAACCAAGTTTCGCCGGTCTCGTCACCACGTAATGCGGTCGGGGACGCGGCGCCTCCAATGCATGAAGCAGTACAGCATAGACGGCTTCCGGTCCAAGCTTGTTCTTGGATTTTGTGCCGCCACTTTTCAATTTCGCCATCTGGCGCTGGTAAAGCTCGCGATGAACAGACGCCTCCATATCGATATTGGCTTCCGCATGGCTGGCGGCATTGTAGGTAAAGCGCGACGCAATCGGACCGGGCTCGATCAGCGACACATCGATACCGGAACCTTCCAATTCCATGCGTTGCGCAAGCATCAGCCCTTCAAGCGCAAATTTGGACGCCACATAAGCGCCTCGCCATTTCATGGGCACCAGTCCCAGAATCGATGAGCAATGAACGATGCGCCCGTGCCCTTGCCGGCGCATGACGGGAATCACGCGGCGGGTCAAATCATGCCAGCCGAAGAAATTGGCTTCGAATTGCTGGCGCAAGGCTTCGACCGGCAAGTCCTCTATCGCGCCGGGCTGTGCATAAGCGCCATTGTTGAACAGCGCATCAAGCGTGCCGTCAGTCTGACGCAGCACCCCGTCGACCAGGTTCGCGATCGTCTGCGGCTGCGTATAATCGAGGTAATGCGCCTCAATGCCCTTTGCCCGGAGCGCTCCGATATCCGCATCCTTGCGGGCGGTCGCAAAGACGCGCCAGCCTTGGCTCTTCAGCGCTTCCGCGCAATAGGCGCCGATCCCGGAGGAGCAACCGGTAATGATGATGCTGCGCTGTCGGTTCTGACCGGATCGTGCCGGAGCCATATGTTCGTTTCCCGCTGCCGTTTTGCCAAGATTGCTTGATTCGTGCCCGGTTTAAAACGGGGCCTGCCCTTGCAATCCGCGGACCGATGCTAGATTTAAGGCCTTGAAACATCGGCTGAACGCGTTTCAGACGCCAATCGCGACTTTGGGGACAAATCTGCGGATGCGAAAAATCAGACGTTTTCTCCGTCAGATCACCTGGGACGTCATTGGTCATTTCAGTTCGGACGACGGTTGGGCTTTCGCCAGCCACATTGCGCTTTCCGGCCTGATGGCGCTGTTTCCGTTCCTCATCTTCGCCACGACGCTTGCGAGCTTTCTCGGCACCAAGGAATTTGCCGATACGGCGGTGCATGTCATCTTCGACATGTGGCCGTCGAACATCGCCGCTCCCATCGCCAACGAGGTGATGAACGTGCTGACCGTCCAACGCAGCGGGCTTCTGACCCTCAGCGTCATCGCGGCCGCCTATTTTGCCTCCAACGGCGTCGAGGCGCTGCGCATCGCGCTTAACCGAGCCTATCGGGTGACAGACCAGCGTTCGATCATTTTCTGCCGCCTGCAAAGTCTCGGCTTCGTTCTGGTCGGCACGCTGAGCCTGATGGCCATCAGCTTCCTGCTGGTTCTGGCGCCGCTTGCCGTGCGTATTGCCGAACAATGGTTTCCTGACATAGCCCCGTTCACAGGCACCATCGCCTTCTGGCGCTATACGGTAGCGGTGGCGGTTCTGGTTCTGGCGCTGTTCATGGTACACATCTGGCTTCCCGCCGGGCGACGCAGCCTCGGCGACATCCTGCCGGGCATACTGGTCACGCTCATCGCCTGGCTTGCCGCTGCGATGGCCTTTGCCAAATATCTGGAAACCTTTGCCAATTACGTGACGACCTATGCCGGTCTGGCCTCGATCATGGTGGCGATCGTCTTTCTCTACATGCTGTCGGCAATTTTCATCATCGGCGCGGAAATAAACGCCGCCATCATGATTTTCCGCAAGCGAGAGCAACAGCCCGAGCTTAACTCATAAAAATCAGCGCATGATCCGGTCCGAAAACCAGCTCCCACTTTTCGGCATCATGCTCGACGTAAAGTCGTCAGCGCAACGCCGAGCGTCGTCACCACCATACCCGCAATCTGGATCGCCGACAGCGTTTCGCCGAAAATCAGATAGGCCATGATCGCGGCCGTGCCCGGGACGAGATAAAACAGCGAGGCAACTTTCGACATTGCGCCTTCGCGTATCATGACCAGAAGTGCCAGAATCGCCCCGATGGAAATGGCAAGCGTCAGCCAGACCAGCGCAAAGATCAGCGATGGCGACCAGATCATGACACGCGTCTCGAAGGCAAACGCACACACAGCGGTGAGAATGGCCGCAGCGATGTATTGAACGGCTGTCCCGGCCTTGAGATCTCCCGCCGTGCCGAAACGTTTCTGCCAGACCGTGCCGGTGCTGATCGCCAGCACGGCCACGAAAGCCGCCGCAAGGCTTTTGGGATCGACGCCGCTGCCCGCCGAAAATTTCGGCCATACAACCATCGCCACGCCGATGAAGCCGATGAGAAGCCCGGCCCATTGCCGCCCGCTCGCCCGTTCGCCCAAAAGAATGGCGGCGATCAGCGTGGTCAACATCGGCTGAAGACCTGCCACCAGACCCGACATTCCCGCAGGCAGACCGTGGTGAACGGCCCAGAACAAGGCGGAGAGATAAACGCCGTGGATGAGACATCCGGCAATCGCCG from Brucella intermedia LMG 3301 harbors:
- a CDS encoding YihY/virulence factor BrkB family protein; translation: MRKIRRFLRQITWDVIGHFSSDDGWAFASHIALSGLMALFPFLIFATTLASFLGTKEFADTAVHVIFDMWPSNIAAPIANEVMNVLTVQRSGLLTLSVIAAAYFASNGVEALRIALNRAYRVTDQRSIIFCRLQSLGFVLVGTLSLMAISFLLVLAPLAVRIAEQWFPDIAPFTGTIAFWRYTVAVAVLVLALFMVHIWLPAGRRSLGDILPGILVTLIAWLAAAMAFAKYLETFANYVTTYAGLASIMVAIVFLYMLSAIFIIGAEINAAIMIFRKREQQPELNS
- a CDS encoding SDR family oxidoreductase, which encodes MAPARSGQNRQRSIIITGCSSGIGAYCAEALKSQGWRVFATARKDADIGALRAKGIEAHYLDYTQPQTIANLVDGVLRQTDGTLDALFNNGAYAQPGAIEDLPVEALRQQFEANFFGWHDLTRRVIPVMRRQGHGRIVHCSSILGLVPMKWRGAYVASKFALEGLMLAQRMELEGSGIDVSLIEPGPIASRFTYNAASHAEANIDMEASVHRELYQRQMAKLKSGGTKSKNKLGPEAVYAVLLHALEAPRPRPHYVVTRPAKLGSLARRLMPARWLYRMLSDQS
- a CDS encoding DMT family transporter; this translates as MAARFFPIMFVLLWATGFIGAGLSMPYAEPFTFMAVRFSIAALIMTLWALASRSIWPKGDVLLHAAIAGCLIHGVYLSALFWAVHHGLPAGMSGLVAGLQPMLTTLIAAILLGERASGRQWAGLLIGFIGVAMVVWPKFSAGSGVDPKSLAAAFVAVLAISTGTVWQKRFGTAGDLKAGTAVQYIAAAILTAVCAFAFETRVMIWSPSLIFALVWLTLAISIGAILALLVMIREGAMSKVASLFYLVPGTAAIMAYLIFGETLSAIQIAGMVVTTLGVALTTLRRA